The Candidatus Neomarinimicrobiota bacterium genome contains a region encoding:
- a CDS encoding tetratricopeptide repeat protein, translated as MNLKITLLLTGIFIFSFSFPLYAQEEETEQEKGERIINNLMVGANKAYTDSNLPAAKDSLKRLMSIDSQFAPAYFLSTKISVREKNYDAAAKNIRMSIKLDPDNDKYGKELKNIIGLNYNEGNLEYKKGNYRKALEKYNTVLKFDPGYANAHYMKGIIARTQRNIKESIKNFTAAINSSPTSGKSYYARGNAYLSDRNYDSAIRDFETAASLDPTNAKAWANIGVIELNRKNYDKVIKVTQNAIDADPKLARAYRDQGIAYSEIDKWDKAAELQTKATTLNKRDYRAFFHLAEANNQLGKCDEAQKAALISTKLKATSGGSWVELGLSYKCLSMEAEALAAFEKAKRDSRWRQVAVYNIDIIVNKDKYNLN; from the coding sequence ATGAATCTTAAAATAACTTTATTGTTAACTGGTATATTCATATTCTCGTTTAGTTTTCCGCTTTATGCGCAGGAAGAGGAAACGGAGCAGGAAAAGGGTGAGAGAATCATAAACAATCTAATGGTTGGCGCAAATAAAGCCTACACTGACTCGAACTTACCGGCAGCAAAAGATTCTTTGAAAAGGCTTATGAGTATAGATTCTCAATTCGCTCCCGCTTATTTTCTGAGCACAAAAATCAGCGTTAGAGAAAAAAATTATGACGCCGCCGCTAAAAATATCAGAATGTCGATTAAGCTGGATCCCGATAACGATAAATATGGTAAAGAGCTTAAGAATATCATAGGTCTGAACTATAACGAAGGCAATTTAGAATATAAAAAGGGAAATTATCGGAAGGCATTGGAAAAATATAATACGGTTTTGAAATTCGATCCCGGTTACGCTAACGCTCATTATATGAAAGGGATAATCGCTCGAACTCAGCGAAATATCAAGGAATCGATAAAGAATTTTACAGCGGCTATTAACTCGAGCCCCACTTCGGGAAAATCTTATTACGCTCGAGGAAACGCATACCTTTCGGACAGGAATTACGATAGCGCGATTAGGGATTTCGAGACAGCGGCATCGCTTGACCCGACAAATGCGAAAGCATGGGCAAATATCGGAGTTATCGAGCTGAACAGAAAAAATTATGACAAGGTAATTAAAGTTACACAAAATGCGATTGACGCAGATCCGAAATTAGCGCGGGCTTACCGTGACCAGGGAATAGCCTATTCAGAAATAGATAAATGGGATAAGGCGGCTGAGCTTCAGACCAAAGCTACTACGCTGAATAAACGCGATTACAGAGCGTTTTTTCATCTCGCCGAAGCAAATAATCAACTTGGGAAATGCGATGAAGCGCAGAAAGCAGCGCTTATCTCAACGAAGCTAAAAGCGACCAGCGGCGGTTCGTGGGTTGAACTCGGTCTTTCCTATAAATGTTTAAGTATGGAAGCCGAAGCGCTTGCGGCATTTGAAAAAGCAAAACGGGACAGCAGATGGAGACAGGTAGCCGTTTACAATATCGACATAATCGTGAATAAAGATAAATACAATTTGAATTAG
- the secG gene encoding preprotein translocase subunit SecG, whose translation MYGLLVAIHIFISLFLVISILMQSSKGGGLAGAFGGAGTSAVFGGRGAASFLQKLTTGLVVSFMVVAILIGFTSRSAEEGTSIIQEAAREAFSGPGATLPAPSSLKPVLEEENSGN comes from the coding sequence TTGTACGGTTTATTAGTAGCAATTCACATTTTTATAAGTCTTTTTCTCGTAATCAGTATATTGATGCAATCGAGTAAAGGAGGAGGCCTTGCCGGAGCTTTCGGCGGAGCGGGAACAAGCGCTGTTTTCGGCGGAAGAGGAGCCGCGAGTTTCCTCCAAAAACTGACGACAGGATTGGTAGTCTCCTTTATGGTAGTCGCTATTTTAATCGGGTTTACCTCCAGATCGGCAGAAGAGGGCACGAGCATCATCCAGGAAGCGGCAAGGGAAGCATTTTCCGGTCCGGGAGCAACTCTTCCTGCACCTTCATCCCTTAAACCGGTGCTTGAAGAAGAGAACTCCGGAAATTGA
- a CDS encoding triose-phosphate isomerase, giving the protein MKRELFIAGNWKMNLNLKDSLQLAEAVVKGTSKFDNIKVLISPTFISLVIVSHAAEDSSVLVAAQDCHFEASGAFTGEISADMIKSAGADWVIIGHSERRKLFGENDETVAKKLKNVLQNGLKAIVCIGESLEEREAGIQNDVIRKQLDYILEAAGDLSKIVIAYEPVWAIGTGKTATPEQAEEMHKYIRDLIKKSSGEEKAESILILYGGSVSLPNAKELLSSPNIDGALIGGASLKADSFIGIAEVAEELSKE; this is encoded by the coding sequence ATGAAAAGGGAGTTATTTATAGCTGGCAACTGGAAGATGAACCTTAACTTGAAGGATTCGTTACAACTTGCTGAAGCCGTGGTGAAAGGAACCTCCAAGTTTGATAATATTAAGGTGCTTATAAGCCCGACTTTCATATCGCTTGTAATAGTATCGCATGCGGCTGAGGACTCATCTGTTTTGGTGGCTGCTCAGGATTGTCATTTTGAAGCATCGGGAGCTTTTACGGGTGAAATCTCCGCTGATATGATAAAATCGGCAGGAGCCGATTGGGTTATAATCGGGCATTCGGAACGGCGAAAACTTTTTGGCGAAAACGATGAAACAGTTGCAAAAAAGCTGAAAAACGTTCTTCAAAATGGTCTTAAGGCCATCGTATGTATCGGTGAATCGTTAGAAGAGAGAGAAGCCGGGATTCAGAATGACGTTATCAGGAAACAGCTTGATTATATTTTAGAGGCAGCTGGTGATTTGTCGAAAATCGTCATCGCGTATGAGCCCGTGTGGGCGATCGGAACGGGGAAAACAGCCACACCGGAGCAGGCGGAAGAAATGCACAAATATATCAGGGATCTGATAAAAAAATCCTCGGGAGAGGAAAAAGCAGAAAGTATTTTGATTTTGTATGGTGGTAGTGTATCTTTGCCGAATGCCAAAGAGCTGTTGAGCAGCCCGAATATTGACGGCGCGCTTATCGGCGGAGCGAGTCTGAAAGCAGACTCATTTATAGGCATTGCGGAAGTAGCTGAAGAACTAAGTAAGGAGTAA
- a CDS encoding phosphoglycerate kinase, with protein MAKLTLDDIPLSGKRVLMRVDFNVPVSEKGVIEDDYRIRSALPSITKVLSDGGRLVLMSHLGRPDGHAVPNLSLKPVAERLSELLDQEVKFVPDCIGAEALKASESLQPGEALLLENLRFHNKEVENDSGFARALAVHGELFVNDAFGTAHRSHASTVGVAKILDPAVAGYLMSDEVKYLSDLIAEPKQPTVVILGGAKVTDKIPVIKSLAKVADAFLIGGGMAFTFLKAEGKKIGKSLCDNDMVETCKEILMELRKSGVNYHLPTDCIAVTKVDPSEVGEVCTIDELGDDLIGVDIGPMTVAEFDHVLEGAQTVIWNGPMGIFEVVHWSNGTASVAKQLADLTKSGTTTIVGGGDSAAALKVLGLTEEVTHISTGGGASLELLSGKELPGLEVLQEKN; from the coding sequence GTGGCGAAACTCACTCTCGACGATATTCCACTATCCGGTAAACGTGTGCTTATGCGGGTGGATTTCAATGTTCCAGTTTCTGAAAAGGGAGTCATCGAGGACGATTACAGGATTCGGTCTGCTCTTCCCAGCATAACTAAAGTGCTTTCTGACGGCGGGCGTCTTGTGCTGATGAGTCATTTAGGCAGACCGGACGGTCACGCGGTTCCGAATCTGAGCCTTAAACCTGTGGCGGAAAGGTTATCGGAGTTACTCGACCAGGAGGTGAAATTCGTTCCTGACTGCATCGGAGCAGAAGCGTTGAAAGCATCGGAATCGCTTCAACCGGGTGAAGCCCTTCTCCTTGAAAACCTTCGGTTTCACAATAAGGAAGTAGAAAACGACAGCGGATTCGCCCGGGCGTTGGCAGTCCACGGTGAGCTGTTCGTTAATGACGCATTCGGAACGGCGCATCGCTCGCACGCTTCTACAGTCGGCGTAGCGAAAATTCTTGATCCTGCCGTTGCCGGCTACCTGATGAGTGACGAGGTGAAATATTTATCAGATCTGATAGCTGAACCGAAACAGCCCACTGTAGTGATTTTAGGCGGGGCAAAGGTCACGGATAAGATTCCTGTTATCAAAAGCCTCGCGAAAGTGGCTGACGCATTCCTGATCGGCGGCGGAATGGCGTTTACATTCTTGAAGGCTGAAGGAAAAAAAATCGGGAAATCGTTGTGCGATAACGATATGGTGGAAACTTGCAAAGAAATTTTGATGGAATTGAGAAAATCAGGCGTTAATTATCATCTGCCGACTGATTGTATCGCCGTGACGAAAGTTGATCCGAGCGAAGTAGGGGAAGTATGTACGATAGATGAATTGGGCGATGATTTGATAGGCGTAGATATCGGGCCTATGACGGTTGCGGAATTCGACCATGTTCTGGAAGGAGCGCAAACCGTCATCTGGAACGGCCCTATGGGCATATTTGAAGTGGTACACTGGTCTAACGGTACCGCCTCGGTGGCAAAACAACTTGCCGACCTGACAAAATCCGGGACAACGACTATCGTTGGCGGAGGAGATTCGGCAGCCGCTTTGAAGGTGTTGGGACTCACGGAAGAAGTCACTCACATTTCCACAGGCGGAGGAGCCTCGTTGGAGCTTCTATCAGGCAAAGAATTACCCGGTCTTGAAGTTTTACAGGAGAAAAATTGA
- a CDS encoding 6-phosphofructokinase, translated as MRIGVLTGGGDCPGLNATIRAIVRKSIGGYGHEVFGIRDGWKGLVDGDLFQLTHLDVGGIIRKGGTILGTSRTNPYNDDHAIKSVKANIEKFKLDAIVAIGGDDTLGVATKLTEEGIPCVGVPKTIDNDLSATDSTFGFDTAVSIAVEAIDRLTTTAESHHRTMVVEVMGRHAGWIALHSGIAGSADCIMLPEFEMSIQEVVDIINNRKEAGKKFHIIVVSEGALIGGGDDALTKDDSLDEFGHVRLGGVGEYVGREVGKKTGDEIRTVVLGHTQRGGPPTAYDRMLATRFGIAAAEYINEGKFGVMAALRGTEIVPVPLADATSELKLVPPELYELAKTFFN; from the coding sequence ATGCGTATTGGAGTTCTCACGGGAGGGGGAGATTGCCCCGGATTAAACGCTACTATCAGGGCGATAGTACGGAAATCCATTGGCGGTTACGGACATGAGGTTTTCGGAATTCGTGACGGTTGGAAAGGGCTTGTTGACGGCGATCTGTTTCAGCTTACGCATCTGGACGTAGGCGGGATAATCAGGAAAGGCGGGACTATACTCGGCACTTCCCGGACTAATCCGTATAACGATGACCATGCTATTAAGAGCGTTAAAGCCAACATCGAAAAGTTTAAACTGGACGCGATAGTGGCAATCGGAGGAGACGATACGCTTGGCGTTGCCACCAAACTGACGGAAGAAGGGATTCCGTGTGTTGGCGTTCCGAAGACTATTGACAATGACCTTTCAGCCACGGATTCCACATTCGGGTTCGATACCGCCGTTTCCATTGCGGTTGAAGCCATTGACCGCCTAACCACCACTGCGGAGTCGCATCACAGAACGATGGTGGTGGAGGTAATGGGAAGGCACGCCGGTTGGATAGCGCTTCATTCGGGAATAGCAGGCAGCGCGGACTGTATTATGCTACCGGAATTTGAGATGAGCATTCAGGAAGTAGTGGACATCATCAACAATCGGAAAGAGGCGGGGAAGAAGTTCCATATTATTGTAGTTTCCGAGGGAGCCTTGATCGGCGGTGGTGATGACGCGCTGACAAAAGACGATTCTTTGGATGAATTCGGACATGTGCGGCTGGGCGGAGTCGGCGAATACGTAGGCCGCGAAGTGGGGAAAAAGACAGGGGATGAAATACGAACCGTTGTTCTCGGTCATACTCAGCGCGGCGGTCCTCCCACGGCATACGACCGGATGCTTGCCACACGGTTCGGGATTGCGGCGGCGGAATATATCAACGAGGGAAAATTCGGCGTTATGGCAGCGCTCAGGGGAACTGAAATTGTTCCTGTTCCGCTCGCAGATGCTACAAGCGAACTGAAACTCGTTCCTCCCGAGCTGTACGAATTAGCAAAAACCTTTTTCAACTGA